In Rhodoligotrophos defluvii, a genomic segment contains:
- a CDS encoding formate dehydrogenase subunit delta, with amino-acid sequence MHDADLIRMANQIAGFFKAYPHEEAVRETANHIKNFWDPRMRRQIHEIGRRADSGLDPLVIEALPQVPVPATAA; translated from the coding sequence ATGCATGACGCTGACCTCATCCGCATGGCCAACCAGATCGCCGGCTTCTTCAAGGCCTATCCTCACGAAGAAGCGGTGCGGGAAACCGCTAACCACATCAAGAATTTCTGGGACCCGCGGATGCGCCGCCAGATCCACGAGATCGGCCGGCGCGCGGACAGCGGCCTCGATCCGCTGGTGATCGAGGCCCTGCCCCAGGTGCCGGTGCCCGCGACGGCGGCGTAG
- the fdhD gene encoding formate dehydrogenase accessory sulfurtransferase FdhD, whose amino-acid sequence MSGAPARALDKADEASSVTVHAVACGPHGTQAISWALAEEVPVALMYNSEPHAVMMASPADLKDFAIGFSLSEGIVQVYADISQVLVMPVEGGFACDVAVEEAALAAARKPKRAMEGRSGCGICGVAEIGQAVRRQRKVAPLTLDPQAVGQGFAELSRHQPMNRVNHSVHAAAWCSLGGKVRLAREDVGRHNALDKLLGALVAQGSDLSDGFVVMSSRCSFELVQKAATLGVRGLATISAPTALALALAREAGLALAAKAGERVVLFPNS is encoded by the coding sequence ATGAGCGGCGCCCCGGCCCGTGCACTCGACAAGGCGGACGAGGCTTCGTCCGTCACCGTGCATGCGGTGGCCTGCGGCCCTCACGGCACGCAGGCGATCAGCTGGGCGCTGGCCGAGGAAGTGCCGGTGGCGCTGATGTACAATTCCGAGCCCCATGCGGTGATGATGGCGAGCCCGGCGGATCTCAAGGATTTCGCCATCGGCTTCTCGCTTTCGGAGGGCATCGTCCAGGTTTATGCGGATATCAGCCAGGTACTGGTCATGCCGGTGGAGGGCGGGTTTGCCTGCGATGTCGCGGTCGAGGAGGCCGCGCTGGCAGCCGCGCGCAAGCCGAAGCGGGCGATGGAGGGTCGCTCCGGCTGCGGCATCTGCGGCGTTGCCGAAATCGGCCAGGCGGTGCGGCGACAGCGCAAGGTGGCGCCGCTCACGCTTGACCCGCAAGCGGTGGGGCAGGGCTTTGCCGAGCTCAGCCGCCATCAGCCGATGAACCGGGTCAACCACTCGGTGCATGCGGCCGCGTGGTGTTCGCTCGGCGGCAAGGTGCGGCTTGCCCGCGAGGATGTGGGCCGGCACAACGCGCTGGACAAGCTGCTCGGCGCACTGGTGGCGCAGGGGTCGGATCTGAGCGACGGTTTCGTGGTCATGTCGAGCCGTTGCAGCTTCGAGCTGGTGCAGAAGGCGGCAACCCTCGGCGTGCGGGGGCTTGCCACCATTTCCGCGCCCACGGCACTTGCGCTGGCGCTTGCCCGTGAGGCCGGCCTGGCGCTTGCGGCGAAGGCGGGAGAGCGGGTCGTCCTCTTTCCCAATTCTTGA
- a CDS encoding c-type cytochrome, whose protein sequence is MLRILAIVLAVAVVIVAALYLLAPQPAGLAASDLPQNHRPDPENGRLVYFAAGCISCHAGKDGAADNTALPTGGEAFVTPVGTFYPPNLTPDAETGIGRWSAADLANALMHGVAPDGTLLMPALPYTSYRNMQLTDVVDLHAYLMRLQPVRNAVPPHDVPGLALIRPLLGWWQSLAMRGEPFRPDPARSAAWNRGAYLVRGPGHCGECHTPRNGLMIADNGRFLAGGPHPEGSGRVPSLRGLIERGEFASVEDLADALEYGEAFGYDGLSSGGMGEVQANLSQLPRQDLEAIAEYVTSLPPLSN, encoded by the coding sequence TTGCTGCGGATCCTCGCCATCGTTCTCGCCGTCGCTGTCGTGATCGTCGCGGCGCTCTATCTGCTGGCGCCGCAGCCCGCAGGGCTGGCCGCATCGGACCTTCCGCAGAACCATCGCCCGGACCCGGAGAACGGCCGGTTGGTCTATTTCGCCGCCGGCTGCATCTCCTGTCACGCCGGCAAGGATGGAGCGGCGGATAACACGGCTCTGCCGACTGGCGGCGAGGCCTTCGTCACGCCGGTTGGCACTTTCTATCCGCCCAATCTCACCCCTGATGCCGAAACCGGGATCGGCCGCTGGTCGGCCGCGGATCTGGCCAACGCCTTGATGCACGGCGTGGCGCCAGACGGCACTCTGCTCATGCCGGCGCTGCCCTATACCTCCTATCGCAATATGCAGCTTACCGATGTGGTCGACCTGCATGCCTATCTCATGCGCCTGCAGCCGGTGCGGAATGCGGTGCCGCCCCATGACGTGCCGGGGCTTGCCCTCATCCGCCCGCTGCTCGGCTGGTGGCAGAGCTTGGCCATGCGCGGCGAGCCGTTTCGCCCGGACCCGGCGCGGAGCGCCGCCTGGAACCGTGGCGCCTACCTGGTGCGGGGCCCCGGCCATTGCGGGGAATGCCACACTCCGCGTAACGGGCTGATGATCGCCGACAACGGCCGCTTTCTCGCCGGTGGGCCGCATCCCGAGGGAAGCGGCCGCGTGCCGAGCCTGCGCGGCCTGATCGAGCGCGGGGAATTCGCGAGCGTCGAGGACCTTGCCGATGCGCTGGAATATGGCGAGGCCTTCGGCTATGACGGCCTGTCGTCCGGCGGGATGGGCGAGGTCCAGGCCAACCTCTCCCAGCTGCCCCGGCAGGATCTAGAAGCGATTGCGGAATACGTCACCTCTCTGCCGCCGCTGTCGAACTGA
- a CDS encoding M3 family metallopeptidase has product MNSPSARSETNPLLAPWNTPYAAPPFSDIRPEHFRPAFEASFAAHEREIAAIRNDPEPPSFENTIVAMERAGRDLDRVSSVFFNLTSADTNDALQEIEREIAPVLARHYSAIHLDGALFARIAALYDQRGSLDLTAEQHRVLERYHTTFRRRGAGLDEAGKTRLAEITERLAVLGTQFAQNVLADERAYALVLDGEDDLAGLPDFLIDAAAQAAQERGLAGKHVITLSRSSIEPFLQYSARRDLREAAFQAWTSRGEGGGQTDNRAIIGEMVRLRAERARLLGYENFAAFRLDDTMAGSPEAALNLLNAVWAPAREQALREHAALQELVARDGGNFTIQPWDWRYYAERRRKAEFDLEESEIKPYLQLDKMIEAAFYTAERLFGLQFTERKDVSVYHPDVRVWDVKDEGGRHLGLFLGDYFARSGKRSGAWMNGFRGQHKLDGGERPIIVNVMNFAKSAPGTPTLLSFDDARTLFHEFGHALHALMSDVTYPSIAGTYVSRDFVEFPSQIYEHWLEQPEVLKRFALHYRTGAPMPEALIDRLLKARRFNQGFATVEYCASALVDMDFHLLADPGEIDVRAFESESLKRIGMPEAITMRHRPTHFTHVFTGDAYAAGYYSYLWSEVLDADGFEAFEEAGDIFDAETAKRLKEFVYSAGNRREPTEAYVAFRGRPPVQDALLRGRGLA; this is encoded by the coding sequence ATGAATTCCCCATCGGCTCGCTCCGAAACCAATCCCTTGCTCGCGCCCTGGAACACGCCCTACGCGGCACCGCCCTTCTCGGACATCCGCCCGGAGCATTTCCGGCCGGCCTTCGAGGCGTCCTTCGCCGCCCATGAGCGCGAGATCGCGGCCATTCGCAACGATCCCGAGCCGCCCAGCTTCGAGAACACCATCGTCGCGATGGAACGGGCTGGGCGCGATCTGGACCGCGTCTCCTCCGTGTTTTTCAACCTGACCAGCGCGGATACCAATGATGCGCTGCAGGAGATCGAGCGCGAGATCGCGCCGGTGCTGGCGCGCCATTACAGCGCGATCCATCTCGATGGGGCGCTGTTCGCCCGCATCGCCGCCCTGTATGACCAAAGAGGTTCGCTCGACCTGACGGCCGAACAGCACCGGGTCCTCGAGCGCTACCACACCACCTTCCGCCGCCGGGGGGCCGGACTGGACGAGGCCGGCAAGACGCGGCTGGCTGAGATCACGGAGCGCCTTGCGGTCCTCGGCACGCAATTCGCCCAGAACGTGCTGGCTGACGAGCGCGCCTATGCCCTGGTGCTCGATGGGGAGGACGACCTTGCGGGCCTGCCCGACTTCCTGATCGATGCGGCCGCCCAGGCCGCGCAGGAGCGAGGGCTGGCGGGCAAGCACGTGATCACGCTTTCGCGCTCCAGCATCGAGCCGTTCCTGCAGTATTCGGCGCGGCGCGACTTGCGGGAGGCCGCGTTTCAGGCCTGGACGTCGCGCGGCGAAGGCGGCGGCCAAACGGACAACCGCGCCATCATCGGCGAGATGGTACGCCTGCGGGCCGAACGCGCCCGGCTGCTGGGCTATGAGAATTTCGCTGCCTTTCGGTTGGACGACACCATGGCCGGCTCGCCCGAGGCCGCACTGAACCTGCTCAACGCCGTTTGGGCACCGGCGCGCGAGCAGGCGCTGCGCGAACACGCTGCCTTGCAGGAACTGGTCGCCCGCGACGGGGGCAATTTCACGATCCAGCCGTGGGACTGGCGCTATTACGCGGAGCGCAGGCGCAAAGCGGAGTTCGATCTCGAGGAAAGCGAGATCAAGCCCTATCTCCAGCTCGACAAGATGATCGAAGCGGCGTTCTACACCGCCGAACGGCTGTTCGGATTGCAGTTTACCGAGCGCAAGGACGTATCCGTGTACCACCCGGATGTCCGCGTGTGGGATGTGAAGGACGAGGGAGGCCGGCATCTCGGTCTGTTCCTCGGCGACTATTTTGCGCGGAGCGGAAAGCGCAGCGGCGCCTGGATGAACGGCTTCCGCGGCCAGCACAAGCTCGATGGGGGCGAGCGGCCCATCATCGTCAACGTCATGAATTTCGCGAAGAGCGCGCCGGGCACCCCTACCCTGTTGAGCTTTGACGACGCGCGCACCCTGTTCCACGAATTCGGCCATGCCCTGCATGCGTTGATGTCGGACGTGACCTATCCCTCGATTGCCGGCACCTATGTGAGCCGGGATTTCGTGGAGTTTCCCTCGCAAATCTACGAGCACTGGCTGGAGCAGCCGGAGGTTCTCAAGCGCTTCGCCCTGCACTACCGGACCGGCGCGCCGATGCCGGAGGCGCTTATCGATCGACTGCTCAAGGCGCGACGCTTCAACCAGGGATTCGCCACCGTGGAGTATTGCGCCTCGGCGCTGGTGGACATGGATTTCCATCTGCTCGCCGATCCGGGCGAGATCGATGTCCGCGCCTTCGAGTCCGAGAGCCTGAAGCGCATCGGCATGCCGGAGGCGATTACCATGCGGCATCGGCCGACCCACTTCACCCATGTGTTCACCGGGGATGCCTATGCCGCAGGCTATTACTCGTATCTGTGGTCGGAGGTGCTGGACGCGGACGGGTTCGAGGCCTTCGAGGAAGCCGGCGACATCTTCGACGCGGAGACAGCCAAGCGGCTGAAGGAATTCGTCTATTCCGCCGGCAACCGGCGCGAGCCGACGGAGGCCTATGTGGCCTTCCGCGGCCGACCGCCGGTTCAGGATGCGCTGCTCCGGGGCCGCGGCCTGGCCTAA
- a CDS encoding c-type cytochrome, producing MIALATAVWLFVTGTGFAQDNPAAQREKAMETIGDQLKVLVPIARGEAEFDGAKVNEAASTILTQLNRAEGLFPEGSGGGETRALPAIWEKPDEFAAALNRAKEAAAAVAEAGKTNDQAAFQESFKALGASCAGCHRTFRAPES from the coding sequence ATGATCGCCCTTGCCACGGCGGTCTGGCTCTTCGTCACCGGTACCGGCTTTGCACAGGACAATCCCGCGGCCCAGCGTGAGAAGGCGATGGAGACCATCGGCGACCAACTGAAGGTATTGGTCCCGATAGCGCGCGGCGAGGCCGAGTTCGACGGCGCCAAGGTGAACGAGGCGGCCTCCACCATTCTTACCCAATTGAATCGCGCGGAAGGGCTGTTCCCGGAAGGCAGCGGTGGCGGCGAGACTCGGGCGCTTCCGGCAATTTGGGAGAAGCCTGATGAGTTCGCCGCAGCCTTGAACCGCGCCAAGGAGGCGGCTGCTGCGGTTGCCGAAGCCGGCAAGACGAATGATCAGGCTGCCTTCCAGGAAAGCTTCAAGGCGCTCGGCGCATCCTGCGCTGGTTGCCACCGGACCTTCCGCGCCCCCGAGAGCTGA